From a single Pseudoalteromonas nigrifaciens genomic region:
- a CDS encoding bifunctional acetate--CoA ligase family protein/GNAT family N-acetyltransferase has product MSLKRISQFFNPSSVAVIGASNTPTRAGYVVMRNLLQSGFKGPIMPVTPNHTAVHGVLAYPSIDALPKVPDLAVICTNKNTLDLIIEQLGKLGCHNAIIIADGLSNAQKQTLKECARSHQVTLLGPNSLGLLIPHIGLNASFSHTVASPGKLAFVSQSAAVCSTILDWAKNKEIGFSYFVSMGDCLDIKFTELLDFLGRDAKTTAILLYIDNIEDSRSFISAARAAAFSKPVIVIKTGRTHAGAIAAEAQSGIAHSSDAVYDALFQRAGMLRVNDLRELFAATQTLAMHPKLLKVEQLTILTNGGGPGVMAVDELIQSSGKLTQLSEETCDALNKVIPRSEKASNPVDIFGDSAPSRYKQALEILLKAPEVKNLLIIHTPSALAPSEDYANIIVKTLQALPKMARPYVITNFTGEDAAYAARRVCANNAIPTYRTPEGAVGAFMHLVSYRRNQKHLTQTPESNTVDTKINKSAAKALVNEFLEEGQSYLPTHQASQILSHYGIECIQTEVAYTPTEAKEQAIELGFPVALKLISPSIPSKSEVGGVVLNLNDAQEVEQTAFSMLLRIKNTYPDAVIDGFSLQKMAPRAGANELRIAIKTEPNFGPVILLGEAGTGLEYAQAAVALPPLNMNLAKYLIAAAHDKGVLKDRILPEKVDKYRLCALLTRISQLVIDQPDISSLELNPILASNGQFLVLDATMTINRYRVQTHRKRLSIRPYPIELVEAVTLKNNTQATLRPIKPEDEQAHQQFDQSLTKEDRYKRFFGELRQFNHDQLAKMTQIDYDREMAFIVSQTYQGQPRTLGVSRVIMDPDNLQAEFAVVVRSDCQGLGLGRILMTAAIEHCKRQGVKSIEGITLPENTGMIELARKLGFKISRDFEEGSINMVLKL; this is encoded by the coding sequence ATGAGTCTCAAGCGTATCAGTCAGTTTTTTAACCCAAGCTCAGTAGCCGTTATTGGGGCATCTAACACGCCAACCCGCGCTGGCTACGTAGTTATGCGTAACTTATTGCAAAGTGGTTTTAAAGGGCCAATTATGCCAGTAACACCAAACCACACTGCGGTACATGGTGTACTGGCATACCCTAGTATTGATGCCCTACCAAAAGTACCTGATCTCGCGGTTATTTGTACCAATAAAAACACCTTAGACCTTATTATTGAGCAACTTGGAAAACTGGGCTGTCATAATGCCATCATAATTGCTGACGGCTTAAGTAACGCACAAAAACAAACTTTAAAAGAGTGCGCACGTAGCCATCAAGTTACGCTGTTGGGCCCAAATTCTTTAGGGTTATTAATTCCTCATATTGGCCTAAATGCCAGCTTTTCACATACCGTAGCGAGCCCTGGCAAACTCGCTTTTGTTTCACAATCGGCGGCAGTGTGCTCAACCATTTTAGATTGGGCAAAAAATAAAGAAATTGGCTTTTCTTACTTTGTGTCAATGGGCGATTGTCTGGATATTAAATTTACTGAATTGCTCGACTTTTTAGGTCGCGATGCTAAAACTACGGCTATTTTGCTCTACATAGATAACATTGAGGACAGTCGCAGCTTTATTTCAGCCGCTCGAGCGGCTGCTTTTAGCAAACCCGTAATTGTAATTAAAACGGGCAGGACCCATGCGGGCGCTATTGCCGCTGAAGCTCAGTCGGGAATAGCGCATAGCTCGGATGCGGTATACGATGCTCTATTTCAGCGCGCGGGTATGTTAAGAGTAAACGATTTACGCGAGCTATTTGCTGCAACGCAAACATTAGCCATGCACCCAAAATTATTAAAAGTAGAGCAGCTCACTATTTTAACCAATGGTGGCGGCCCTGGCGTAATGGCAGTAGATGAGCTAATACAAAGTTCAGGTAAATTAACGCAATTGAGTGAAGAGACATGTGATGCACTCAATAAAGTAATTCCTCGCTCAGAGAAGGCCTCAAACCCGGTGGATATTTTTGGTGACTCAGCCCCGAGCCGCTATAAGCAGGCGTTAGAAATTCTACTTAAAGCTCCTGAAGTAAAAAACTTACTGATTATTCACACTCCATCTGCGCTAGCACCTAGCGAAGACTATGCAAATATTATTGTTAAAACCTTACAAGCACTCCCAAAAATGGCGCGCCCGTATGTTATTACTAACTTTACCGGTGAAGATGCCGCCTATGCTGCTAGGCGTGTTTGCGCTAATAACGCGATCCCAACTTATCGTACTCCCGAGGGCGCTGTTGGGGCCTTTATGCACTTAGTTAGTTATCGACGCAATCAAAAGCATTTAACCCAAACACCTGAGTCGAATACCGTAGATACAAAAATTAATAAGTCGGCAGCTAAAGCCTTAGTAAATGAATTTTTAGAAGAAGGACAAAGTTATTTACCGACCCATCAAGCGAGCCAAATTTTAAGTCATTACGGTATTGAGTGTATTCAAACCGAAGTGGCTTACACGCCAACAGAAGCAAAAGAGCAAGCCATTGAGTTAGGGTTTCCGGTGGCGCTAAAATTAATTAGCCCAAGCATTCCTTCAAAATCTGAAGTGGGTGGCGTAGTGCTTAACTTAAATGACGCTCAAGAAGTAGAGCAAACTGCTTTTTCGATGTTATTAAGAATAAAGAACACTTATCCCGATGCCGTTATTGATGGTTTTTCGCTACAAAAAATGGCGCCGCGTGCCGGAGCCAACGAGCTGCGAATAGCAATAAAAACAGAGCCTAATTTTGGTCCCGTTATTTTACTAGGAGAAGCAGGCACCGGCCTTGAATACGCACAAGCAGCAGTAGCTTTGCCCCCGCTAAATATGAACCTAGCAAAATACTTAATTGCCGCGGCGCACGATAAAGGCGTACTAAAGGATCGTATTCTACCTGAAAAAGTAGATAAATATCGGCTCTGCGCACTGCTTACTCGCATCTCGCAGTTAGTAATTGATCAGCCCGACATTAGTTCCTTAGAGCTCAACCCTATATTAGCCAGTAATGGGCAATTTTTAGTGCTGGACGCCACCATGACCATTAACCGCTATCGAGTGCAAACGCATCGTAAACGTTTATCTATTCGCCCCTACCCGATTGAATTGGTAGAGGCCGTAACGTTAAAAAATAATACCCAAGCGACGCTGCGCCCAATTAAACCAGAAGATGAGCAAGCACATCAGCAGTTCGATCAGTCTTTAACTAAAGAGGATCGCTATAAACGATTTTTTGGGGAGTTAAGGCAGTTTAATCACGACCAACTCGCTAAAATGACGCAAATAGATTACGACCGTGAAATGGCCTTTATTGTATCTCAAACATATCAAGGGCAGCCTCGCACTCTTGGCGTATCGCGCGTTATTATGGATCCTGATAATTTACAGGCCGAATTTGCCGTTGTAGTGCGCTCAGACTGCCAAGGCCTTGGCCTAGGTCGTATATTAATGACAGCCGCAATTGAGCACTGTAAGCGCCAAGGAGTTAAATCTATTGAAGGGATTACTTTACCAGAGAATACCGGCATGATTGAGCTTGCGCGTAAATTGGGCTTTAAAATAAGCCGCGACTTTGAAGAAGGCAGTATAAATATGGTACTTAAACTATAA
- a CDS encoding ion transporter, whose translation MNYIRKLRQKIAHTFEASGEYQRAGHILDVMLVCLIMVNVVAIVLESVSSIAKQYHEEFFLLEIVSITIFSIEYIIRLWTCVDRVKYAAIEGSNTKRRLHYIFSPLALIDLIAILPSLLMFFFMLDLRFLRVLRLLRVFKLTRYSRAMQLLLQAFIDEGSTLLAAFFIMAVVLILASCGIYLLEHDIQPDKFGSIPAAMWWAMATLTTVGYGDVVPITPIGKLFGGVITLVSMGMVAVPTGLLASSFSEQVRKRRQVFENAVHEQITNGTLSEEHLSHLEDLRYKLGLSKLEANKAIKVQLNERSEHMFCRNCGKRP comes from the coding sequence ATGAACTATATACGAAAACTTAGACAAAAAATTGCGCACACTTTTGAAGCCTCTGGAGAGTATCAGCGCGCGGGGCACATACTTGATGTAATGCTGGTTTGTCTCATAATGGTCAACGTAGTTGCCATTGTCCTTGAGTCTGTATCGAGTATTGCTAAGCAGTACCATGAAGAATTTTTCTTATTAGAAATTGTTTCCATAACTATATTTTCTATTGAATACATAATACGGCTTTGGACCTGTGTAGACAGAGTTAAATATGCAGCTATTGAGGGTTCAAATACCAAACGACGCTTGCACTATATTTTTTCGCCTTTAGCATTAATTGATTTAATTGCTATATTACCTAGCTTATTGATGTTTTTCTTTATGCTAGATTTGCGCTTTTTACGAGTTTTAAGGTTACTGCGAGTATTTAAGTTAACCCGTTATTCGCGTGCTATGCAGTTGCTGTTACAAGCATTTATTGATGAAGGCAGTACACTTTTAGCGGCATTTTTTATTATGGCCGTGGTGCTTATTTTAGCCTCTTGTGGTATTTACTTGCTTGAACACGATATACAGCCCGATAAATTTGGCTCTATCCCTGCAGCAATGTGGTGGGCTATGGCAACGCTAACTACCGTAGGTTACGGCGACGTAGTGCCCATAACACCTATTGGTAAACTATTTGGTGGGGTAATAACCCTAGTGAGTATGGGAATGGTTGCAGTGCCTACCGGTTTACTTGCATCGAGCTTTTCAGAGCAAGTACGCAAACGCCGTCAAGTATTCGAAAATGCAGTACATGAACAGATCACTAACGGCACTCTCAGCGAGGAGCACCTCAGTCACCTTGAAGATCTGCGTTACAAACTAGGGCTGAGTAAACTAGAGGCCAATAAAGCCATAAAAGTTCAGCTTAACGAGCGCAGCGAACACATGTTTTGTAGAAACTGTGGCAAGCGCCCATAA
- a CDS encoding EAL domain-containing protein yields MGKAINRTISCLLALMLIMSSQINAQVKRLSPSEGLSQSYVNTMLIDNNGYLWLATEGGLNRYDGYQVMPINGPNGELEEAIIDRIYQDTQGHIWIASLLAGLFRYDPATDSYKQFLEKPLSEEQIINQSVFSMLAIDDKTLWIGRGRDFAKLDIESGEITTIFELPSKYKSTLVRKLFYYNGYIFIGTSHGAYVFDIASEKVRPLEHLRAEAEHIYQNNVKSFAIANNNQLLVGAVKGLYQVDISNLSSMFERPDVAFNNSVLLDNLNIWQITNDHEKIDLATDKGLFKFNLKTGEIIKNTRINQSKYTLADTSIIDMVKDNSGGTWVATKTDGAFYLANNNYQFTNVEGSMLGGDGLSHHSIWGITEYKDKLWLATHNGLTEVDLKTNIGKTYLQDFKVDLLTTEFTIYKIMPYKNKLWLHSNRGLFIFDPVSLQLTEPQTQNPSNQKLIAGWVHGVTLMPDGNLYYVHSDHGMLMYNINTQQLTQLEGEFTQFDPFLAHGFLPPLSTQPDKPLFFSGGILYQVNPHSLTLKIIYKVPKQHENVAINVLSYEVDRNNILWLSLSNFGLIGIDALTYELVHTIDLDKNKLGTLLYDMVLDDDGMIWMSSHKGIWRLNPTTLHFQQFTTSEGLLSAEFNSGAMAHLKDGRIAYGSLKGFTYFHPMNNQNTKALIDHVNITRINLMSRNLSLNLQQPLEEITLNHDDIGLEIAFSAMSFSFQERIIYEYQLDNGQKSYTRNNRVLFPKLNPGNYQLKVWAKDPLTGEYTSPASLKIKVKYPLWRAPYFVVLYALLLIALVVAWVMRRNKIQRILLAAHKESKESEARLKLALEGSESGVWDWQSSSLSIYQPRLMNELGYSVECVNLDDYLVKIHPQDRSLFRLEWLEFLSTDKGSFNCTYRLRHAKGHWRWYKDFGKVVEWHNKLPQKVAGTYTNMTREMVFEEHARLFAAAFEQTRDWVFILDKNFNIRASNKSLQTAFNFPAEPRSSRVLNLGISRSSRFDYLRIMQKLNVGEHFSCEDTVTLVNNEQRHVLVKISAVADNEHRLTSYVVILTDINAQKLAENELHILANYDQLTSLPNRALFNDRVIHAIEQAQRHNSKVALLHINIKRFKHFNDSLGREVADELIKTVAERLKSTLRPSDSVARFGGDEFVVLVEDIQQIEEVLLVCTKLMGCVNKNIALNGQVININLSIGVATYPDDAQQYKDLLKAANIALYHAKDNLEGSYKFYKQEMNQRVQKALHLESQLTKAYQEHEFCNYYQPIISANSQKTEGFEVLLRWPKNQLVNTQEFSLAAESIGLITKIMLQTLGRALEELVAWRKIAPELYLSINLSALDFEFEHLVPEIKKALIKAAIPSKAIVFEITESILMRDSKQALSSMDMLKQLGCRLYMDDFGTGYASLTYLKRFPIDVLKIDRSFVQDIGVDSNDEAIIQSTLTLAHSLNKECVAEGIESTHQLVFLKALGCDYFQGYLFSKPVPTNAVIPLITRDWSDVFKQD; encoded by the coding sequence ATGGGTAAAGCTATTAACAGAACAATAAGTTGCTTGCTCGCACTTATGCTAATAATGAGCAGCCAAATAAACGCACAAGTGAAGCGTTTATCTCCTAGTGAGGGGCTATCTCAAAGCTATGTTAATACTATGCTTATTGATAATAACGGTTACTTATGGCTGGCAACAGAAGGTGGCCTTAACCGTTATGATGGCTACCAAGTAATGCCAATTAACGGGCCTAATGGTGAGCTTGAAGAAGCTATTATTGACCGCATATATCAAGACACCCAAGGGCATATTTGGATTGCCTCACTGCTGGCAGGGCTATTTCGCTATGATCCAGCTACCGATTCTTATAAACAGTTTTTAGAAAAGCCGCTAAGCGAAGAGCAGATAATTAATCAATCTGTTTTTAGCATGTTAGCAATAGATGATAAAACCCTCTGGATTGGCCGAGGCCGTGACTTTGCAAAGCTTGATATTGAAAGTGGTGAAATAACCACTATTTTTGAGCTTCCGAGTAAATACAAAAGCACCCTAGTTAGAAAGCTATTTTATTATAACGGCTATATATTTATTGGTACTAGTCATGGTGCTTATGTGTTTGATATTGCCAGTGAAAAAGTGCGGCCATTAGAGCATTTACGCGCAGAGGCTGAGCATATTTACCAAAATAATGTGAAGTCATTTGCTATTGCTAACAATAATCAGCTATTAGTGGGCGCTGTTAAAGGGTTGTACCAAGTTGATATTAGCAATTTATCGAGCATGTTTGAGCGCCCCGATGTGGCATTTAACAATAGTGTATTGCTTGATAATTTAAACATTTGGCAAATTACAAATGACCATGAAAAAATTGATTTAGCCACTGATAAAGGGTTGTTCAAGTTTAATTTAAAAACGGGGGAAATAATAAAAAACACCCGCATTAACCAAAGTAAATATACCCTAGCCGATACCAGTATTATTGATATGGTTAAAGATAATTCTGGTGGAACATGGGTGGCCACTAAAACAGATGGGGCGTTTTATTTAGCCAATAATAACTATCAGTTTACCAATGTTGAGGGCAGCATGCTTGGCGGTGACGGCTTATCGCATCATTCTATTTGGGGTATTACTGAGTATAAAGACAAGCTATGGCTAGCTACGCATAATGGTTTAACTGAAGTTGATTTAAAAACAAATATAGGCAAAACGTATTTACAAGATTTTAAAGTTGATTTGCTAACCACTGAATTTACTATTTATAAAATAATGCCTTATAAAAATAAATTATGGCTGCACTCCAACAGAGGTTTATTTATTTTTGACCCTGTTAGCCTGCAATTAACTGAGCCGCAAACACAAAATCCGAGCAACCAAAAGCTGATCGCCGGCTGGGTTCATGGTGTTACTTTAATGCCCGATGGTAACTTGTACTATGTGCACTCAGATCATGGTATGCTTATGTATAATATTAATACCCAGCAACTAACCCAGTTAGAGGGCGAGTTTACTCAGTTTGACCCTTTTTTAGCGCATGGGTTTTTACCACCATTATCGACACAACCAGATAAACCTTTATTTTTTAGTGGTGGGATTTTATATCAAGTTAATCCTCACAGTTTAACTCTAAAAATAATATATAAGGTTCCTAAACAACATGAAAATGTTGCCATAAATGTGCTGTCGTATGAAGTTGATCGTAATAATATTTTATGGCTCTCGTTATCCAACTTTGGCCTGATTGGCATTGATGCCTTAACGTATGAACTTGTTCATACTATTGATTTAGACAAAAACAAATTGGGTACCTTATTGTACGATATGGTGCTTGATGACGATGGCATGATTTGGATGAGTAGTCATAAAGGCATTTGGCGTTTAAACCCGACTACATTGCATTTTCAGCAATTTACTACGTCAGAAGGGCTGCTCTCTGCAGAATTTAACAGCGGCGCTATGGCACATTTAAAAGATGGGCGTATTGCTTATGGTAGCCTAAAAGGCTTTACCTATTTTCACCCAATGAACAATCAAAACACCAAAGCGTTAATTGATCACGTTAATATTACTCGGATCAATTTAATGTCGCGAAACTTGTCGCTTAATTTACAGCAACCACTTGAAGAAATAACATTAAATCATGACGATATAGGTTTAGAAATAGCTTTTTCGGCAATGTCGTTTAGTTTTCAAGAGCGGATTATTTATGAGTATCAGCTCGATAACGGGCAAAAAAGTTATACCCGTAACAACAGAGTGTTATTTCCAAAATTAAATCCGGGTAACTACCAATTAAAAGTGTGGGCTAAAGACCCATTAACCGGCGAATATACGTCGCCCGCTAGTTTAAAAATAAAAGTGAAATACCCACTATGGCGTGCCCCTTATTTTGTGGTGCTATATGCATTATTGTTAATTGCTTTAGTGGTTGCTTGGGTAATGCGCCGCAATAAAATACAGCGTATTTTATTGGCAGCTCACAAAGAAAGTAAAGAAAGCGAAGCGCGTTTAAAACTGGCACTAGAGGGCAGTGAATCCGGGGTTTGGGACTGGCAGTCAAGCAGCCTTAGTATTTATCAACCGCGGTTAATGAATGAATTAGGCTACAGCGTTGAATGCGTAAATTTAGATGACTATTTAGTAAAAATACACCCACAAGACAGATCTTTATTTAGATTAGAGTGGTTAGAGTTTTTATCTACAGATAAAGGATCTTTTAATTGTACCTACAGGCTTAGGCATGCAAAAGGGCATTGGCGCTGGTACAAAGATTTTGGCAAAGTAGTAGAGTGGCATAATAAATTACCGCAAAAAGTGGCCGGAACTTACACCAATATGACCCGTGAAATGGTGTTTGAAGAGCATGCTCGCTTATTCGCAGCAGCCTTTGAACAAACTCGCGATTGGGTATTTATACTCGATAAAAACTTTAATATACGCGCCTCTAATAAATCCTTACAAACAGCGTTTAACTTCCCAGCTGAGCCACGCTCTAGTCGAGTACTTAATTTAGGAATTTCGCGCAGTAGCCGCTTTGATTACTTGCGCATTATGCAAAAGCTCAATGTAGGGGAGCACTTTTCTTGCGAAGACACAGTAACATTGGTTAATAACGAGCAACGCCACGTGCTTGTTAAAATAAGTGCAGTTGCCGATAACGAACACAGACTAACCAGTTACGTTGTTATTTTAACCGATATTAATGCACAAAAATTAGCAGAAAATGAGCTGCATATACTCGCCAACTACGATCAGCTAACTAGCCTGCCAAATAGGGCATTATTTAATGACCGTGTAATACATGCCATTGAGCAAGCACAGCGCCATAACAGCAAGGTTGCTTTGCTGCATATTAATATTAAACGCTTTAAACACTTTAATGATTCGTTAGGGCGAGAAGTTGCCGATGAATTGATTAAAACAGTGGCAGAGCGATTAAAAAGTACCTTACGCCCCAGCGATAGCGTAGCTCGATTTGGTGGTGATGAATTTGTTGTGTTGGTGGAAGATATACAACAAATAGAAGAGGTATTGCTCGTTTGCACTAAATTAATGGGCTGTGTTAATAAAAATATTGCCCTTAATGGCCAAGTAATTAATATTAATTTAAGCATTGGTGTTGCCACATATCCAGATGATGCGCAGCAATATAAAGATCTATTAAAAGCTGCCAATATTGCTTTATACCACGCTAAAGATAATTTAGAAGGGAGCTATAAGTTTTATAAGCAAGAGATGAATCAACGGGTGCAAAAAGCACTGCACCTAGAATCGCAGTTAACTAAAGCGTATCAAGAGCATGAATTTTGTAATTATTATCAACCTATTATAAGTGCTAATAGCCAAAAAACCGAAGGCTTTGAAGTATTGCTACGCTGGCCAAAAAATCAATTAGTGAACACTCAAGAGTTTTCGTTAGCGGCAGAGAGTATTGGTTTAATTACAAAAATAATGCTGCAAACATTGGGCCGTGCTTTAGAAGAGTTAGTGGCTTGGCGCAAAATTGCTCCCGAGTTATATTTGTCGATTAACTTATCGGCACTCGATTTTGAATTTGAACACTTGGTGCCTGAAATTAAAAAGGCATTAATTAAAGCAGCTATCCCTTCTAAGGCGATTGTATTTGAAATAACAGAATCAATATTAATGCGCGATTCAAAGCAGGCCTTATCGAGTATGGATATGTTAAAACAACTAGGTTGTAGGCTTTATATGGATGACTTTGGTACAGGTTACGCATCGTTAACTTATTTGAAGCGCTTTCCTATTGATGTATTAAAAATTGACCGTAGTTTTGTACAAGATATAGGGGTTGATTCTAATGATGAGGCAATTATCCAATCTACGCTTACTTTAGCCCACAGCTTAAATAAAGAATGTGTGGCAGAAGGCATTGAAAGTACCCATCAATTAGTATTTTTAAAAGCACTTGGTTGCGACTATTTTCAAGGTTATTTATTTAGTAAACCTGTGCCCACAAATGCTGTTATTCCTTTAATTACTCGCGATTGGAGCGACGTGTTTAAGCAAGATTAA
- a CDS encoding DUF3283 family protein gives MSFNLCNLPREQKYQIQLDYEASFWAYQIKRGKKTREQIYNTLHSRPIAEQASLKQQFERYLALMLG, from the coding sequence GTGAGTTTTAATTTATGTAATTTACCTCGTGAACAAAAGTATCAAATTCAGTTAGATTATGAGGCTTCTTTTTGGGCGTATCAAATTAAGCGCGGGAAAAAAACACGTGAGCAAATATATAACACCCTCCATAGCCGCCCTATTGCAGAGCAAGCTTCTTTAAAGCAACAATTTGAAAGGTATTTAGCACTAATGTTAGGCTAA
- a CDS encoding DUF1289 domain-containing protein: protein MQQIEIFDIPSPCKSICLVNNRGYCKGCYRSRDERFLWNSLTNAQKKKVLNLCQQRYKRFIQKKLDVTAASELINQQGFDF from the coding sequence ATGCAACAAATTGAAATATTTGATATTCCAAGCCCTTGCAAGAGTATTTGTTTGGTTAATAATAGGGGATATTGTAAAGGTTGTTATCGTAGCCGCGATGAGCGTTTTTTATGGAATTCGTTAACCAACGCACAAAAGAAAAAAGTATTAAATTTGTGCCAGCAGCGCTACAAGCGTTTTATACAAAAAAAACTAGACGTTACTGCCGCTAGCGAATTAATTAATCAGCAAGGTTTTGACTTTTAG
- a CDS encoding 1-acyl-sn-glycerol-3-phosphate acyltransferase: MIELEDKYADIRPYNDDEVATSLKRLIDDNAFIDVIAKYNLPRILSAIPFVARPLIRQQLRKKWGQINSVEDVQNEVAKYLNKLVKRTTSEVTFSGLDKLDPNQAYLFISNHRDIVLDPALVNWGLFQHKMKTVRIAIGDNLLQRPYITELMRLNKSFIVKRSAKAPKEMLKALTQLSSYIYDSLTAGNSIWIAQKEGRAKDGVDQTDPALLKMLQLNGRKQKKEFGDYIKELKIVPVSISYQYEPCAIAKAKELYHKQHHGQYVKSVGEDIASIVEGFSSSKGHIHLAFGQPIESHCDSADELAKTIDKQIIDSFYLHPGNFIAGGCTEAVINKADAAKFAKRMDKVPEELKPLVLAMYAKPYHRKAEVNIKSCEH; this comes from the coding sequence ATGATTGAATTAGAAGATAAGTACGCTGACATAAGACCTTACAATGATGATGAAGTTGCCACTTCGCTGAAGCGTTTAATTGACGATAATGCATTTATTGATGTAATTGCAAAGTACAATTTACCACGCATTTTATCGGCAATTCCATTTGTTGCACGACCATTAATTAGACAGCAACTACGTAAAAAATGGGGCCAAATTAATAGCGTTGAAGATGTACAAAATGAAGTTGCAAAGTATTTAAATAAGTTAGTAAAACGCACTACGTCAGAAGTCACTTTTTCAGGGTTGGATAAACTAGACCCTAATCAGGCCTATTTATTTATATCGAATCATCGTGACATTGTGCTCGATCCGGCTTTAGTAAATTGGGGATTGTTTCAACATAAAATGAAAACAGTGCGCATTGCAATAGGAGATAATTTATTGCAAAGACCCTATATCACTGAGCTTATGCGATTAAATAAAAGCTTTATAGTAAAGCGATCTGCAAAAGCGCCTAAAGAAATGCTTAAAGCATTAACGCAGTTATCTTCCTATATTTATGACTCACTAACAGCAGGAAACTCTATTTGGATAGCGCAAAAAGAAGGGCGAGCAAAAGACGGTGTAGATCAAACCGATCCGGCACTACTAAAAATGCTACAACTAAATGGGCGTAAGCAAAAAAAAGAATTTGGCGATTATATTAAAGAGCTAAAAATAGTGCCGGTATCAATATCGTATCAATACGAACCCTGTGCAATTGCTAAAGCAAAAGAGCTTTATCATAAACAACACCATGGTCAATATGTAAAATCTGTAGGTGAAGACATAGCCAGTATTGTTGAAGGTTTTAGCTCATCTAAAGGACATATTCATTTAGCTTTTGGACAGCCGATAGAGTCACATTGCGACAGCGCAGATGAGCTGGCTAAAACAATAGATAAACAAATAATAGATTCATTTTATTTGCACCCAGGTAACTTTATAGCAGGCGGCTGTACAGAAGCAGTCATTAATAAAGCCGACGCTGCAAAGTTTGCAAAACGTATGGATAAAGTGCCCGAAGAGCTTAAACCTTTGGTATTAGCTATGTATGCAAAGCCATATCATCGTAAAGCAGAAGTAAATATTAAAAGTTGTGAGCATTAA
- a CDS encoding D-2-hydroxyacid dehydrogenase: MKITILDNATLAKTSLDCIAQLGELTVHELTSAEQVVAHSKNADVLITNKAVVNRETMSQLKSLKLICVSATGTNNVDLVAAKELGIAVTNVAGYSTPSVVQHTFSLITNLLGNTHRYQADCQQGAWQKSEMFCRLDYSFNDLQDKTFAIIGGGTLGSAVATVASAFGANVITAERKGTQCREGRIPFEQAIKTADIISVHCPLTDETRDLITLNELKMMKPSSIIINTARGGIINEADLATALEQNLIAGAGVDVLTKEPAELTNPLANYKGNNLLLTPHIAWASTESIVRLVNEVSLNIMAFTQQQSRNRLV, translated from the coding sequence ATGAAAATTACTATTCTCGATAATGCGACTCTTGCTAAAACATCACTTGATTGTATTGCTCAATTAGGTGAGCTTACCGTTCATGAATTAACAAGTGCGGAGCAAGTTGTTGCTCATAGTAAAAATGCTGACGTTTTAATTACCAACAAAGCAGTTGTAAACCGTGAAACTATGAGCCAATTAAAATCACTAAAGCTAATTTGTGTTAGTGCCACTGGTACTAATAATGTAGATTTAGTAGCAGCTAAAGAGCTTGGTATTGCAGTAACTAACGTTGCCGGCTATTCAACCCCCTCTGTAGTACAACATACCTTTTCTTTAATCACTAATTTATTAGGTAATACACATCGCTACCAAGCGGACTGCCAACAAGGTGCATGGCAAAAAAGTGAAATGTTTTGCCGTCTAGATTATAGCTTTAACGATTTACAAGACAAAACATTCGCTATTATTGGTGGTGGAACACTTGGTAGCGCGGTTGCAACGGTTGCTAGCGCTTTTGGCGCAAATGTAATTACTGCCGAGCGCAAAGGGACACAGTGCCGTGAAGGTCGTATCCCTTTTGAACAAGCAATTAAAACCGCCGATATAATTAGTGTGCACTGCCCATTAACCGATGAAACTCGCGATCTAATTACACTCAATGAGCTTAAAATGATGAAGCCAAGTAGCATTATCATTAATACTGCACGTGGCGGCATTATTAACGAAGCAGACTTAGCAACCGCTCTTGAGCAAAACTTAATTGCAGGTGCCGGGGTTGATGTGCTGACTAAAGAGCCCGCTGAACTAACTAACCCACTGGCTAATTATAAAGGCAATAACTTACTGCTTACGCCACATATTGCTTGGGCAAGCACAGAGTCAATTGTACGTTTGGTAAATGAGGTAAGTTTAAATATTATGGCGTTTACGCAGCAGCAATCACGTAATCGCTTAGTGTAA